In Mesorhizobium sp. M9A.F.Ca.ET.002.03.1.2, the DNA window GCGTTGTTCGGCAGACAGGCCCGCGTGCCGCTGAAACCCTTTGCCGGCACTATCGGCAATGCGCCGGCTGAAATGGGCCTCCACTCGGTGGTGCCGCCAAGGCGCGTCGGCGGCAATCTCGACATCCGCGATCTCGCGGCCGGCACCACGCTCTATCTGCCGGTGGAGGTGGCCGGTGCGCTGTTTTCGGTCGGCGATACGCATGCCGCGCAGGGCGACGGGGAAGTGTGCGGCACGGCGATCGAGAGCCCGATGGACGTCGTGCTCACGCTCGACCTGGTCAAGGATATCAGGTTGAAGACGCCGCGCTTCACCACGCCGGGCCCGGTGGCGCGCCATCTCGACGCCAAGGGCTATGAGGTGACGACCGGCATCGGACCGGACCTGATGACAGGCGCCAGGGAAGCGGTCTCCCAGATGGTCGACCTGCTTGCCGGCCGCTACGGAATGGACCCGGTCGAGGCCTACATGCTGGTTTCGGTCTGCGGCGATCTCCGGATCAGCGAGATCGTCGACATGCCGAACTGGGTGGTGTCGTTCTACTTCCCGCGCTGCGTCTTCGAATGAGCAAAGGCGTAACCAGCAAGCGGACCGGGGTTTTTGCCCCGGCCGTTTCGACCACGGCCGGACCGGTGCTGGAAATCTCCGGCCTGACCGTCAGCGTACGTGGCGAAGATGGCGAACGGCCGGTGGTATCAGACTTGTCGCTGACGCTTGCGCGCGGCGAGACGCTCTGCATTGCCGGTGAATCCGGTTCCGGCAAATCGATGACCGCACTGGCGATCATGCAGTTGCTGCCGCAGCCGGCCGCACGCATAGACTCCGGCACTATCCGGCTTCGCGATATCGATCGGGGTGACATCGATTTGGCCGTGCTCGATGAACGCCGGATGCGCCGCATTCGCGGCGACCGCATCGCGATGATCTTCCAGGAGCCGATGACCTCGCTCAATCCCGTGCTGTCGATCGGCCGGCAACTCACCGAGTCCATCGAGGCCCATACCGGCCTCAACCGCGCCGAGGCGCGCCGGCGCGCCATCGAGGCGCTGAAGGCCGTCCGCATCCCGGAAGCCGAAAGCCGGCTGAAACAGTATCCGCACGAGCTGTCCGGCGGCATGCGCCAGCGCGTGATGATCGCCATGGCGCTGGCGCTGAAACCGGATGTGCTGATCGCCGACGAGCCGACGACGGCGCTCGACGTCACCGTGCAAGGCGAGGTGCTGGAACTCCTGCGCGATCTGCAGCGCGAACACGGCACCAGCATCATCCTCATCACCCACGACATGGGCGTGGTCGCCGAAATGGCCGATCGCGTCATCATCATGCGGCACGGCCGCATGGTCGAGCAGGGGACAGCCGCCGACATTTTTGCCCGCCCGCAAGCCGACTATACGCGTGAGCTGCTCGCTGCCGTGCCGCGCATCGGAACCGGCGTCGGCCGCCGGAAATCCGTCGAAGCGGAAATGCGCGGGAGCGTCGCTGTCGTCAACGATCTGCATGTCCGCTTCGACCTGCACGGCGGCTTCTTCGGCAGGGTGAACCGCCGTGTCCACGCCGTCGAAGGCATCAGCTTTTCGATCGCGCCGCGCGAGACGCTGGCGCTGGTCGGCGAATCCGGCTGCGGCAAGTCGACCACCGCCAAGGCGCTGGCCGGGCTTGTGCCTTACCAGGGCGATATCGCGATCGGCGGACGCAATCTGGCGGGCCTTGGCCGTGACGAGCGCAAGGCGGTTCGCCGCGACGTGCAGATGATTTTCCAGGATCCCTATGCCTCGCTCGACCCGCGCATGCGCGTTGGCGACCTCGTCGCCGAGCCGTTGTTGATCCATGGCATCGCCTCGAAGGAAGAGCGCAGCCAGCGTGTGGCGGCGCTGTTCGAACGCGTCGGCCTGTCGGCCGACCAAATGGAGCTTTATCCGCACGAATTCTCGGGTGGCCAGCGCCAGCGCATCTGCATCGCGCGCGCTCTGGCGCTCAGGCCCAAACTCATCATCGCTGACGAAAGCGTTTCAGCGCTCGACGTGTCGGTGCAGGCCCGCGTGCTCGACCTGTTGAAGGAACTGCAGCGCGAGTTCGGCATCGCCTATCTGTTCATCTCGCACGACATGGCGGTGGTCGAGAACATTTCCGATCGTGTCGCCGTGATGTATCTCGGCCAGATCGTCGAAATGGGCACCCGCGACCAGGTCTTTTCAAACCCGCGCCACCCCTACACGAAGCGCTTGATCGAGGCCGTGCCGGTGCCCGATCCGGCAAAGCGGCGGCCGCGTTTCGCGCGTCTCGATCAGGAGATCCCGAGCCCGACTCGAAAAATCGGCGACGACCCGCCGAAACTGGCCCTGAAGGATCTTGGCAACGGTCATCTCGTTGCTGTTTCCTGACGCCAGCGAAGCCGTCGCCTCAAACCTGATCCGCGATCAGTCGATATTGGTCGGGCCGGCGATATCTGGCGAAGT includes these proteins:
- a CDS encoding acetamidase/formamidase family protein, with translation MCNNCDYTIHGRHHHFGWDNSFAPAERVAPGSTIEFQCLDSSGGQLQADSTVADIAKLDFSRINPVTGPIFVEGAEPGDALKVTIEMFKPSGFGWTANIPGFGLLADDFPQPALNIWTYDAASLEPALFGRQARVPLKPFAGTIGNAPAEMGLHSVVPPRRVGGNLDIRDLAAGTTLYLPVEVAGALFSVGDTHAAQGDGEVCGTAIESPMDVVLTLDLVKDIRLKTPRFTTPGPVARHLDAKGYEVTTGIGPDLMTGAREAVSQMVDLLAGRYGMDPVEAYMLVSVCGDLRISEIVDMPNWVVSFYFPRCVFE
- a CDS encoding ABC transporter ATP-binding protein, with protein sequence MSKGVTSKRTGVFAPAVSTTAGPVLEISGLTVSVRGEDGERPVVSDLSLTLARGETLCIAGESGSGKSMTALAIMQLLPQPAARIDSGTIRLRDIDRGDIDLAVLDERRMRRIRGDRIAMIFQEPMTSLNPVLSIGRQLTESIEAHTGLNRAEARRRAIEALKAVRIPEAESRLKQYPHELSGGMRQRVMIAMALALKPDVLIADEPTTALDVTVQGEVLELLRDLQREHGTSIILITHDMGVVAEMADRVIIMRHGRMVEQGTAADIFARPQADYTRELLAAVPRIGTGVGRRKSVEAEMRGSVAVVNDLHVRFDLHGGFFGRVNRRVHAVEGISFSIAPRETLALVGESGCGKSTTAKALAGLVPYQGDIAIGGRNLAGLGRDERKAVRRDVQMIFQDPYASLDPRMRVGDLVAEPLLIHGIASKEERSQRVAALFERVGLSADQMELYPHEFSGGQRQRICIARALALRPKLIIADESVSALDVSVQARVLDLLKELQREFGIAYLFISHDMAVVENISDRVAVMYLGQIVEMGTRDQVFSNPRHPYTKRLIEAVPVPDPAKRRPRFARLDQEIPSPTRKIGDDPPKLALKDLGNGHLVAVS